A stretch of Pseudoprevotella muciniphila DNA encodes these proteins:
- a CDS encoding RNA polymerase sigma factor — protein MTLNERLIDKSTRREAFEEMVRTYSPQIYRQIRRMVQYHDDANDVMQDTFMKAWTALDSFRGDAKISTWLYRIATNESLSFLARQKAKISLEDADMVRTLESDTYFDGDEAALKLQRAIATLPDKQRAVFNLKYFEEMKYEEMSEILDTSVGALKASYHIAVKKIEAYFNETD, from the coding sequence ATGACGTTAAACGAAAGACTTATCGACAAATCTACGAGGCGCGAGGCATTTGAAGAAATGGTTCGCACCTACTCACCGCAAATATACAGGCAGATCAGGCGGATGGTGCAGTATCACGACGATGCAAACGACGTGATGCAGGACACCTTTATGAAAGCGTGGACAGCACTCGACTCTTTCCGGGGCGATGCGAAAATCTCCACGTGGCTCTACCGCATAGCCACAAACGAAAGCCTCTCCTTCCTCGCACGCCAGAAAGCGAAGATCTCGCTCGAAGATGCCGACATGGTGCGAACACTCGAAAGCGATACCTATTTCGATGGTGATGAAGCAGCACTGAAACTGCAACGAGCCATTGCCACACTGCCCGACAAGCAGCGCGCTGTGTTCAACCTCAAATATTTTGAAGAGATGAAATATGAGGAGATGAGCGAAATTCTCGACACCAGTGTGGGAGCCCTCAAAGCATCCTACCACATAGCCGTGAAAAAAATTGAGGCATATTTTAATGAAACGGATTAA
- a CDS encoding T9SS type A sorting domain-containing protein, protein MIKTILKISFALILLALPVSVSAAEAPAEPAESNVESVAASVEISVSRNSIRVLNAQGQTLELYSVTGARIKAVKITAGDETVTFNVPRGCYIVKIGDFVRKVNLV, encoded by the coding sequence ATGATAAAGACTATACTTAAAATATCATTCGCACTGATTCTTCTTGCTTTGCCGGTTTCCGTTTCCGCTGCAGAAGCGCCAGCAGAGCCTGCTGAAAGCAACGTTGAGAGTGTTGCGGCTTCTGTGGAAATTTCTGTCAGCAGAAATTCTATCCGCGTGCTGAACGCACAGGGGCAGACGCTGGAATTATACAGCGTGACGGGAGCAAGAATAAAGGCTGTAAAAATCACGGCAGGCGACGAAACGGTTACGTTCAATGTGCCAAGAGGTTGCTACATCGTGAAAATCGGCGACTTCGTACGCAAGGTGAATTTGGTATAG
- a CDS encoding glycoside hydrolase family 43 protein, translating to MKKTLLLCTVLLTFAFNSLYAQMLGTEKYDRFYPGKLWFDTDGQIINAHGGGLLLHEGTYYWFGEHKGEHSNAALVGVTCYASTDLYNWKNLGVAFSVSDEPGSPVERGCTLERPKVIYNKKTGKFVMFFHLELKGQGYNRANVGVAVADKPEGPYTFLKNGRVNPGKWPQNLDKTFKNKQFDKNHKGWSDEWRQDVAEGMMVQRDLEGGQMSRDMQLFVDDDGKAYHIYSSEDNLTIQIAELTDDYLDYTGKYIRIDPAGHNEAPALFKKDGKYFMITSGCTGWAPNAARLLTADNIMGPWTRHDNPCRGKGADKTFNSQSTYILPLPNGKFIFMADRWMPSNPIDGRYVWLPIEWESGMPVLRWHDQWRLEE from the coding sequence ATGAAAAAAACGCTCCTTCTATGCACAGTGCTCTTGACATTCGCCTTCAATAGCCTCTATGCCCAAATGCTCGGCACAGAGAAGTACGACAGGTTCTATCCAGGGAAACTGTGGTTCGACACCGACGGGCAAATCATCAATGCTCATGGTGGCGGACTTCTGCTACACGAAGGCACCTACTATTGGTTTGGCGAACACAAAGGCGAACATTCCAATGCAGCCCTCGTGGGGGTAACTTGTTATGCTTCGACCGATCTCTACAACTGGAAGAATCTGGGCGTGGCATTCAGTGTGAGCGATGAACCGGGCAGCCCAGTGGAGAGGGGATGTACCCTCGAACGCCCGAAGGTCATCTATAATAAGAAAACAGGTAAGTTTGTGATGTTCTTCCACCTCGAACTCAAAGGGCAGGGCTACAACCGCGCTAATGTTGGCGTGGCAGTGGCAGACAAACCAGAAGGACCCTACACATTCCTCAAAAATGGCAGAGTAAATCCTGGTAAATGGCCGCAAAATCTTGATAAAACATTCAAGAATAAGCAGTTTGATAAGAACCACAAAGGATGGAGCGATGAGTGGCGACAAGACGTGGCAGAGGGTATGATGGTACAACGCGACCTTGAAGGTGGACAAATGTCGCGCGATATGCAACTCTTCGTGGATGACGATGGTAAGGCATACCACATCTACTCGTCGGAGGACAACCTTACCATCCAGATAGCCGAACTCACCGACGACTACCTCGACTATACAGGAAAATATATCCGTATAGATCCCGCAGGGCATAACGAAGCACCCGCACTCTTCAAGAAGGACGGCAAATATTTTATGATTACCTCTGGCTGCACGGGTTGGGCACCCAATGCCGCACGCCTGCTCACTGCCGACAACATCATGGGCCCCTGGACACGCCATGATAACCCGTGCCGAGGAAAAGGCGCCGACAAAACCTTCAATTCGCAAAGTACATACATACTCCCACTGCCTAATGGAAAATTTATCTTCATGGCAGACCGCTGGATGCCCAGTAACCCCATCGACGGACGCTATGTGTGGCTGCCAATAGAGTGGGAGAGTGGTATGCCCGTTCTAAGGTGGCATGACCAGTGGAGGCTTGAGGAATAA
- a CDS encoding ComEA family DNA-binding protein, producing the protein MSKSDARGFTILAVVLAAVALGCYFFLYRADKPAPTSPPSDEEAKELEAFRQIVRQDSIAREENYAEYTNAFYQQNARRAPKKHYDSRQRRVVETFPFNPNTCDSATFVRLGLPSWMASNAMKYRRKGGIWHSPDDFARLYGLSEGDYNRLKPYIVIDERHRKKTYSDRPASHYAASHAATGGGTPALAQEDAQPARPVYPKKYQEGETVLDLNTCDTAELKRIPGIGSYYARKICKYRDELGGYVSTQQLSEIADLPEGIEKWFSTAQHSNVRKINVNKASFKELVHHPYLTYEQVREITNYIRKYGPLQSWNDLRISPYFTPDDFHRLEPYFTF; encoded by the coding sequence ATGTCGAAGTCCGATGCGAGAGGTTTTACCATTTTGGCTGTAGTCTTGGCTGCGGTGGCATTGGGGTGTTATTTCTTCCTCTATCGCGCAGACAAGCCGGCACCAACTTCGCCGCCGTCGGACGAAGAAGCAAAGGAACTCGAGGCTTTCCGGCAAATAGTGCGGCAGGACTCCATTGCGCGCGAAGAGAATTATGCAGAATACACCAACGCTTTCTACCAACAGAATGCACGCCGCGCACCGAAGAAACATTATGACAGCAGGCAGCGGCGCGTGGTGGAGACGTTTCCTTTCAACCCCAACACTTGTGATTCGGCTACGTTTGTGCGCTTAGGACTGCCGTCATGGATGGCGTCCAATGCCATGAAGTATCGCCGCAAAGGTGGCATCTGGCATTCGCCCGACGATTTCGCCCGCCTCTATGGACTCAGCGAGGGCGACTACAACAGGCTGAAACCCTATATCGTCATTGACGAAAGGCATCGGAAAAAGACCTATTCAGACCGCCCCGCCAGCCACTATGCCGCCTCGCACGCGGCAACAGGCGGCGGAACACCGGCTCTTGCACAGGAGGATGCACAACCCGCCCGACCCGTCTATCCCAAGAAATACCAGGAAGGCGAGACTGTGCTCGACCTCAACACCTGCGATACGGCAGAACTCAAACGCATACCCGGCATAGGAAGTTACTATGCCAGAAAAATATGCAAATACCGCGACGAACTCGGCGGATATGTCTCCACCCAGCAACTATCAGAAATAGCCGACCTGCCCGAAGGGATAGAAAAGTGGTTTAGCACCGCACAGCATTCTAACGTGAGAAAAATCAATGTAAACAAGGCGTCCTTCAAAGAACTGGTGCACCATCCGTACCTCACGTATGAACAGGTCAGGGAAATAACGAATTACATCCGCAAATACGGCCCCCTGCAGTCGTGGAACGACCTCAGGATAAGCCCCTATTTCACACCCGACGACTTCCACCGCCTCGAACCATATTTCACGTTTTGA
- a CDS encoding 5'-methylthioadenosine/S-adenosylhomocysteine nucleosidase family protein, which translates to MTTILTTFAVKEEIIELKIPNAEVHTALTDIGKIAAVGNLMKKLYEYKPDYVLNIGTAGTLNHNVGDIIVSQDYVDRNYQKLGALHMDWQISDTFGTNKLPSVIGGEERFDRFVVNTGDDFVTTGDEIEGDIVDMEGYAQAWACRELHIPLLSVKYVTDILGQNSVKQWEEKLAEARKGLTAFFEKYADVLKDQFK; encoded by the coding sequence ATGACGACGATTCTCACTACTTTTGCCGTAAAAGAAGAAATTATTGAGTTGAAAATCCCGAATGCCGAAGTGCATACTGCCCTTACCGATATTGGGAAAATTGCGGCAGTGGGTAACCTCATGAAAAAACTCTACGAATATAAGCCTGACTATGTGCTCAACATAGGCACGGCAGGCACCCTCAATCATAATGTGGGCGACATCATAGTCAGTCAGGACTATGTGGACCGCAATTACCAGAAACTGGGAGCATTACACATGGATTGGCAAATCTCCGACACCTTCGGCACAAACAAACTGCCATCTGTTATTGGTGGTGAGGAAAGGTTTGACAGATTCGTGGTCAATACCGGTGATGACTTCGTTACAACAGGCGATGAAATAGAAGGCGACATAGTGGATATGGAAGGCTACGCACAGGCCTGGGCATGCCGCGAACTACATATACCATTGCTCAGTGTGAAGTATGTAACGGATATCCTCGGACAAAACAGCGTGAAGCAGTGGGAAGAAAAACTTGCAGAGGCTCGGAAAGGACTGACGGCTTTTTTCGAAAAATATGCCGATGTGCTGAAAGATCAATTCAAATAA
- a CDS encoding sensor histidine kinase, with amino-acid sequence MLWTERTRHVKIALVVAAVLIAAMSLVASFYLIRDLKAEEHRKMEIWAKAMQTLQEANEKTDLSMVFSVIESNHTIPVIVIDPSGNVMDCRNVDVGRNSSQEDSIAKIKEIARNMQSSGNTLRMNLTQQGVEGLSPEYITVCYGESLMLGRLSSYPFVQLGVVGLFMAVAIFALLSLKRAEQNRVWVGLSRETAHQLGTPISSLMAWNQILQEQYPDDTLLPEMETDVKRLQLIAERFSKIGSKPELKLCDLLIIVQATVDYMRRRAPEHVRVNFTPPEEEVPEVRLSAPLFQWVLENLCKNAMDAMPDGRGEINISIVRKERKIRILVQDTGKGINKKNFKNVFKPGFTTKQRGWGLGLSLAKRIVEEYHKGAIYVKDSQIGKGTTFAIDLNIEQ; translated from the coding sequence ATGCTCTGGACAGAACGCACACGACATGTGAAGATAGCCCTCGTGGTGGCAGCAGTGCTCATTGCTGCCATGTCGCTCGTGGCATCGTTCTATCTCATCCGCGACCTCAAGGCGGAAGAGCATAGAAAAATGGAAATATGGGCGAAAGCCATGCAGACCCTGCAGGAGGCGAATGAGAAAACGGATCTCAGTATGGTATTCAGTGTGATTGAGAGCAACCATACCATACCCGTCATCGTAATAGACCCTTCAGGCAACGTGATGGACTGCAGAAACGTGGACGTCGGACGCAATTCCTCGCAGGAAGACTCTATCGCAAAGATTAAGGAAATCGCCCGGAATATGCAGTCATCGGGCAACACGTTGAGAATGAATCTGACACAACAAGGTGTGGAAGGTCTCTCGCCCGAATATATCACAGTTTGTTACGGAGAGTCGTTGATGCTCGGACGCTTGTCGAGTTATCCCTTCGTGCAGTTGGGCGTGGTGGGGCTTTTCATGGCTGTAGCCATTTTCGCTCTGTTGTCGCTCAAGCGTGCGGAACAGAACAGGGTGTGGGTAGGACTCTCGCGCGAAACGGCGCATCAACTCGGCACGCCCATCAGTTCGCTCATGGCATGGAACCAAATCCTGCAAGAGCAATACCCCGACGACACGCTACTGCCCGAGATGGAAACCGACGTGAAGCGGCTGCAACTCATCGCAGAGCGATTCTCGAAGATAGGCAGCAAACCCGAACTCAAACTATGCGACCTCCTCATCATCGTGCAAGCCACGGTGGACTACATGCGCCGCCGCGCACCGGAGCACGTGCGGGTAAACTTCACGCCACCCGAAGAAGAAGTTCCCGAAGTTCGCCTCAGTGCGCCCCTCTTCCAGTGGGTGCTTGAAAACCTCTGCAAGAATGCCATGGATGCCATGCCCGACGGACGAGGCGAAATCAACATCTCCATCGTCAGGAAGGAAAGAAAGATACGCATCCTCGTTCAAGACACAGGAAAGGGAATCAATAAGAAAAATTTTAAGAACGTGTTCAAACCGGGTTTCACCACGAAGCAGCGAGGGTGGGGCTTAGGGCTCTCGCTCGCCAAACGCATCGTGGAAGAATACCACAAGGGTGCCATCTACGTGAAAGACAGTCAGATAGGGAAGGGCACCACCTTTGCCATCGACCTCAATATAGAACAATAA
- the yihA gene encoding ribosome biogenesis GTP-binding protein YihA/YsxC, with amino-acid sequence MKIKSAEFVISNSRADLCPIHDMPEYAFIGRSNVGKSSLINCLVERKALAMTSSTPGKTLLINHFLINGDWYLVDLPGYGYAKRSKKEQEKLSKIISYYISQREQLTSLFVLIDSRLEPQRIDLEFIANLGEMGVPFGIIFTKADKVKRAQIKGNVERFLNRLREDWEELPPYFVTSSETGMGREDVLNYIEKINESLH; translated from the coding sequence ATGAAGATAAAGTCGGCAGAATTCGTCATCAGTAACTCAAGGGCAGACCTTTGCCCCATTCACGATATGCCCGAATATGCATTCATCGGGCGTAGCAATGTGGGGAAGAGCAGCCTCATCAACTGCCTTGTGGAGCGTAAGGCACTCGCCATGACATCCTCTACTCCAGGAAAGACCCTCCTCATCAACCATTTCCTCATCAACGGCGACTGGTACCTTGTTGACCTCCCGGGCTATGGCTATGCTAAGCGAAGCAAGAAAGAACAGGAAAAACTTAGCAAAATCATATCTTACTACATATCGCAGAGAGAACAACTAACATCGCTTTTCGTGCTGATAGACAGTAGGCTGGAACCGCAAAGAATCGACCTCGAATTCATAGCCAATCTGGGCGAGATGGGTGTGCCGTTCGGCATTATCTTTACCAAGGCGGATAAGGTGAAGCGTGCACAAATCAAAGGCAACGTGGAGCGTTTTCTCAACCGCCTCCGTGAGGACTGGGAAGAACTACCGCCGTATTTCGTAACGAGCAGCGAGACGGGGATGGGGCGCGAAGATGTGCTCAACTATATCGAGAAAATCAACGAAAGCCTCCATTGA
- the recR gene encoding recombination mediator RecR has product MIDTYPSRLLERAVAEVSKLPGIGRKTALRLVLHLLRQEKKDIHDLSDSLINLADNVKYCTVCHNLSDTEVCDICSNPRRDNTTICVVENISNVMSVENTGQYRGLYHVLGGVISPIDGIGPADLEIDSLVARVAEGGIKEVIFALNPTMDGDTTNFYISRKLKEYDVLLTTLARGISVGDELEYTDEVTLGRALSNRIRLE; this is encoded by the coding sequence GTGATTGATACATACCCTTCAAGACTGTTGGAACGCGCTGTGGCTGAGGTGTCGAAACTACCCGGCATAGGGCGCAAGACTGCCCTGCGCCTCGTGCTCCACCTGCTGCGACAGGAAAAAAAAGACATACACGACCTGAGCGACAGCCTCATCAATCTGGCGGACAACGTGAAATACTGCACCGTGTGCCACAACCTTAGCGACACCGAGGTGTGCGACATCTGCAGCAACCCACGCCGCGACAATACAACCATCTGCGTGGTGGAGAACATCAGCAACGTGATGTCGGTTGAGAACACGGGGCAATACCGCGGACTCTACCATGTGCTGGGCGGTGTCATCTCACCTATCGACGGCATAGGTCCTGCCGACCTGGAAATCGACTCATTAGTGGCAAGGGTGGCTGAAGGCGGCATCAAAGAGGTAATTTTCGCCCTGAACCCTACGATGGACGGCGACACCACAAATTTCTACATCTCGCGCAAACTGAAGGAATACGACGTGCTACTCACTACATTGGCGCGTGGCATCAGTGTGGGCGATGAACTGGAATATACTGACGAAGTAACGCTCGGACGCGCACTCTCCAACCGCATACGACTGGAATAG
- a CDS encoding glycosyltransferase family 2 protein, protein MKLSIIIVNYNVAYFAEQCIRSVLAAIRNIDAEVFVVDNNSKDGSTEYLERQFPPTEHPMLHIIAHTRNVGFGRANNNAASHATGDYLLFLNPDTLIAEDTLEEALAFADDHPDMGALGVRMLVDDGRFAPESKRGLPTPWCAFCKMSGLATLFPKSKIFGQYYMGYLPDTEPQKIEVVSGAFMMVRNDRREEWFDKDFFMYGEDIDLSYRLMKDDGKQNYYLPTRIIHYKGESTNKSTLRYAHVFYEAMLIFLRKHFPVYALLFYIPIQFAILLKALLSSLKSLWANIRNYLHPSLMTDNDRFIYIGNHADNVKKIAEIDGIDVDRHEADETTMPEGHLALDYEKYTYVIYDLGAFSRKKVLELMEKTAGKIKLATYDPRNEKIIYHWHNRRG, encoded by the coding sequence ATGAAACTAAGCATCATCATCGTCAATTATAATGTGGCATACTTCGCAGAACAATGCATCCGTTCTGTGCTGGCTGCCATCCGAAACATCGACGCTGAGGTGTTCGTGGTGGACAACAATTCGAAGGACGGCTCAACAGAATATCTCGAGCGACAGTTCCCACCAACGGAGCACCCTATGCTCCACATCATTGCCCACACTCGCAATGTAGGTTTCGGGCGCGCCAACAACAATGCCGCCTCACACGCCACGGGCGACTACCTACTCTTCCTCAATCCCGACACACTGATTGCAGAGGACACCCTCGAAGAAGCACTCGCCTTTGCCGACGACCACCCGGACATGGGGGCGCTCGGTGTGCGTATGCTCGTGGACGACGGACGATTTGCACCCGAATCGAAACGCGGACTGCCCACTCCATGGTGCGCTTTCTGCAAAATGAGCGGACTGGCTACGCTCTTTCCCAAGTCGAAAATCTTCGGACAATACTACATGGGCTACCTGCCCGATACCGAACCGCAAAAGATAGAAGTGGTGTCGGGAGCATTCATGATGGTGAGGAACGACAGAAGAGAAGAATGGTTCGACAAGGATTTCTTCATGTACGGCGAGGACATTGACCTTTCCTACCGCCTGATGAAGGACGATGGCAAACAGAACTACTACCTGCCCACACGCATCATACACTACAAGGGTGAAAGCACGAACAAATCGACACTGAGGTATGCACACGTGTTCTACGAGGCGATGCTCATCTTCCTGCGCAAGCATTTCCCCGTCTATGCACTCCTTTTCTATATACCCATACAGTTCGCCATACTGCTTAAAGCCCTCCTCTCCTCGCTCAAAAGTCTCTGGGCGAACATACGCAACTATCTGCACCCCTCACTCATGACGGACAACGACCGATTTATCTACATTGGCAACCATGCAGACAACGTGAAGAAAATTGCTGAAATAGACGGCATCGACGTGGACCGCCACGAGGCAGACGAAACAACAATGCCTGAAGGACATCTTGCTCTCGACTACGAGAAATACACATACGTGATTTACGACCTCGGGGCTTTCAGTCGGAAGAAAGTGCTCGAACTCATGGAAAAAACGGCAGGCAAAATAAAACTCGCCACCTACGACCCACGAAACGAAAAAATCATCTATCACTGGCACAACCGCCGCGGATAA
- a CDS encoding GNAT family N-acetyltransferase, with translation MDITLRELEPEDLDFLYRMENDESLWLFGTCNHPTSRYALRQYLAGQPSDIFSSGQMRLMVVINEGEKEEPVGLVDLTSHSPTDCRAEVGIAILAKHRGKGYGLQTLIKLEEFATSQLRIHLLYAYVSVKHNPVSRKLFERAGYNVSAIVPDWHFCNGTYEDAVLYTKVFKD, from the coding sequence ATGGACATCACCCTGCGAGAACTTGAACCCGAAGACCTCGACTTTCTCTACCGCATGGAGAACGACGAGTCGCTCTGGCTATTCGGCACGTGCAACCACCCCACATCGCGCTACGCCTTGAGGCAATATCTGGCAGGACAGCCTTCCGACATCTTTTCGTCAGGACAGATGCGCCTTATGGTCGTTATCAACGAGGGCGAAAAAGAAGAACCCGTAGGCCTCGTTGACCTCACCTCGCACTCCCCCACCGACTGCCGGGCTGAAGTGGGCATCGCCATTCTTGCAAAACACCGCGGCAAGGGCTACGGACTGCAAACACTCATAAAACTGGAAGAGTTCGCCACGTCGCAACTCAGAATACACCTGCTCTATGCCTACGTATCAGTAAAACACAATCCCGTCAGCCGAAAACTTTTCGAGCGGGCGGGATATAACGTCTCTGCCATTGTGCCGGACTGGCATTTTTGCAATGGCACGTACGAAGATGCCGTGCTCTACACCAAAGTTTTTAAAGACTGA
- the mtgA gene encoding monofunctional biosynthetic peptidoglycan transglycosylase has translation MASITASKIMVKTLKWVAILFFTSSIGMVLVYRFVPVPLTPLMLIRSAEQKMAGKPVVMEHDWVPMEEISPNLVTAVIASEDQNFTRHSGFDITAIEQAAKEYAEGRRKRGGSTISQQTAKNVFLWPQSSWLRKGFEAYFTFLIELFWSKERIMEVYLNSIEMGNGIYGAEAVAKSHFNTTAAKLTKRQSALIAATLPNPLKFSSKNPSRYVSRRVQQIEVQMNNVRRDGLDLKRHR, from the coding sequence ATGGCAAGCATCACCGCATCGAAAATAATGGTCAAAACCCTGAAATGGGTGGCTATTCTGTTCTTTACGAGCAGTATAGGCATGGTGTTGGTGTATCGGTTCGTACCGGTGCCGCTCACGCCGCTGATGCTTATCCGCAGTGCAGAGCAGAAGATGGCGGGCAAGCCTGTGGTGATGGAGCACGACTGGGTGCCAATGGAGGAGATTTCTCCCAACCTCGTTACAGCGGTCATTGCGTCGGAGGACCAGAATTTTACGCGCCATAGTGGTTTCGACATCACTGCCATCGAACAGGCAGCAAAGGAATATGCCGAAGGCAGGCGCAAGCGCGGGGGAAGTACCATCTCGCAGCAAACGGCAAAGAATGTGTTCCTCTGGCCGCAGTCGTCGTGGCTCAGAAAAGGCTTTGAGGCGTATTTCACGTTCCTCATCGAACTCTTCTGGTCAAAAGAACGCATCATGGAGGTGTATCTCAACTCCATAGAGATGGGCAACGGCATATATGGTGCGGAAGCAGTGGCAAAGTCCCATTTCAATACCACAGCGGCGAAACTCACGAAACGTCAGTCGGCACTCATCGCAGCCACATTGCCCAACCCGCTGAAGTTCTCCTCGAAGAACCCGAGCCGATACGTCAGTCGGCGGGTGCAGCAGATAGAAGTGCAGATGAACAATGTGCGCCGTGATGGTCTTGACCTGAAGCGCCACAGATAA
- a CDS encoding DUF3127 domain-containing protein has protein sequence MELTGKIIHALEPKSGTSQKTGNPWKMQEFVLETLEQYPRKLFFNVFGEDRLREMNIKVGEILTVSFDIDAREYNGRWYTDIRAWRVQREGQQPAQQAQAAAPAPQPEPIPAPTEAPMEEDSDDLPF, from the coding sequence ATGGAACTGACAGGAAAAATTATTCATGCCCTTGAACCAAAAAGTGGCACATCACAGAAAACAGGAAACCCATGGAAAATGCAAGAGTTCGTTCTTGAAACTCTGGAGCAGTATCCTCGCAAATTGTTTTTCAACGTTTTTGGCGAAGACAGACTGCGTGAGATGAACATCAAAGTGGGTGAAATACTCACCGTTTCGTTCGATATCGACGCCCGCGAGTATAATGGCCGCTGGTACACCGACATCCGCGCATGGCGTGTGCAGAGGGAAGGTCAGCAACCGGCTCAACAGGCACAGGCAGCCGCTCCTGCTCCTCAACCCGAACCCATTCCGGCACCGACGGAAGCCCCAATGGAGGAAGATTCGGACGACCTGCCCTTCTGA
- a CDS encoding PqqD family protein, with protein MKKKTGFQVRDIAGEKVLVAYGLENIDFSKMVSLNETACFIWELIEPGEEIDVDKLTTAVMNEYEIDSASARKDIEELLEAWKEEGLME; from the coding sequence ATGAAAAAGAAAACAGGATTTCAGGTGCGCGACATCGCCGGTGAGAAAGTCCTCGTGGCTTATGGCTTGGAGAACATCGATTTCAGTAAGATGGTCAGCCTCAATGAGACGGCATGTTTTATCTGGGAACTCATCGAACCGGGCGAAGAAATCGACGTTGACAAACTCACCACAGCCGTAATGAACGAATACGAAATCGACAGCGCATCCGCCCGCAAGGACATCGAGGAATTGCTCGAGGCTTGGAAAGAAGAAGGACTTATGGAATAA
- a CDS encoding peptidase S41, with product MKSVLVDNDIFIPEIKRLIDEGKTVTFTVRGYSMRVFVEHDRDKVLLEPADHLETGDVILARARFIGRDGRPIIRNGEEVRKYVLHRLIKRDGDDLVLKGDGNLFGVETCCTSDVVGKVRGFYRKGRKTPDLVTGRKWRTYSYIWLKLTFMRRYLLAFYRRVWLKVFPVKYKKEKNNNQKQ from the coding sequence ATGAAAAGCGTTCTCGTTGACAACGATATATTCATTCCCGAGATAAAGCGTCTCATTGACGAGGGGAAAACCGTTACGTTCACCGTGCGCGGCTACAGCATGCGTGTCTTTGTGGAACATGATCGCGACAAGGTGTTGCTCGAACCGGCTGACCACCTTGAAACAGGCGATGTCATCCTGGCAAGGGCACGTTTCATAGGTCGCGACGGTCGCCCTATCATTAGGAATGGGGAAGAAGTGAGGAAGTACGTGCTTCACCGGCTCATCAAGCGCGACGGCGACGACCTCGTGCTCAAGGGCGACGGCAACCTCTTTGGTGTGGAAACATGCTGCACAAGCGACGTGGTGGGCAAGGTGCGCGGATTCTACCGCAAAGGGCGCAAAACGCCCGATCTCGTGACGGGACGCAAGTGGAGGACCTATTCCTACATCTGGCTCAAACTCACGTTCATGCGCAGGTATCTGCTCGCATTCTACAGGCGCGTTTGGCTGAAGGTCTTCCCCGTGAAGTACAAAAAAGAAAAGAATAATAATCAAAAACAATAA